The DNA region GCCAAGGCGCTCAGTTGGGTGCCATGACCCATGTGTGAGGTGACGGCCATTTCTGTCACTGCTGTTGATCATGGTGACAGCCCTGCTTTCCTCGACCCACCAGTGGTGTCCACCTGTGGCCCAGTGAACTGGGCACGGCCACTACTTTTCATGGTGGCCAACACACTGGTCACAGACTAGCAATGGTAGCTAACTCTGGCGCTTCTGGGCACTAAGGGTGGCTTCTTGGTGGCTGTCACGGAAGTAGTTATGGAAGCCCTCCTAGTCGGGTGGAGGCCCCGCTTAGACGTTGCTACCTAGCCCTGTGTCAGTCCTACAGCCCATTCATGGTGGATGTTTCTGTGGCTACTTGGTAGGATGTCCACTGACATCTGGTCTACCCTGCTCCCCATTGCCGCTTCCACTCACCTCCCTGGTCGAAGCCTCTTCCTTCTGCTCCCACCGGGGCTCAGCTTCTGGCTGGCGGAAGTGGTGGCGGTCCTCATGTCTCTCTCCACCCGCCTCGACCCCCTGCCACAGGCTGCGACCCCCACCCAGCACCTgcactcccttctcctctgcctcgAACTGGGTCGTCTCCTCATCGCTGGCCTGCTCTGCCACCCGCTTCTGGGGGCCCCTGCTGCCCTCCAGATGCTGCTTCCACAGGCCCTCCCAGGTCTCCACGggccctctcttcttttcttcctcttcctcctctttgtgGTCCTCCTGGTGGAGCCGGCTGTGGAGCTGCTCACGGACGGCCTGCTCCCGCACCTCGGACTTGTGCGTCCTTTCTGccgcctcctcctcttcctcatcccTCACCTCCTGGCTGGACCGCGTCTTCCCAGCCTCTGGCTTTTTAAAATCCCCAACCAGGAGGCCGTTCTCTGCAGTGGGCCGACAGCCAGAGGACTCTGTCTCACACATTTCTGATGGGAAGAGGGGATGTTCTCTGTGCAGCTAATCAGGAGACAGACCTAGAGGagttctggggtgggggggtggggtgcctGAGCTCCCCCAGGTGACAGCCCAGACCTGGGAGAGGAGGGTCAGTACCGGGAGACACTCTGCCCCCATCCTGTGCCCTTGCGGGGAGCCCCAAGAGTGGGGCTGTGGGCCAGGCTCCTTCGGTCTAGACACAGTGGTGCCATGCCAGTCCAGACAGTGGCTCTGGGATGAGAAGAGGGTGCCACTGCCTCCAGGCAGCCCTGGGCAGACCCCTGGTGGGGCGGGGGCTCCTACGAGGAACTGGGGCCTGAGCCCCCCTTACCTCTGTGGAGGAGAGCCAGGCAGGGGCCTTGCCTGGCCTGGCCCAGCATCAGCACTTCTGTGACCACCTCTGCCAGACAGTGCGTCAGCTGGGGATGAagggtgaggggtgaggggtgAAGGGTGAGGGGTGAAGGGTGAGGGGCGAagggtgaggggtgaggggaggtTGAGGGCAGGGCAGATGGGGGGAATGAGAGCGTAGGAGGATTGGAAGGGAGACGGAGATGGTGGAGGGGGCTGGGGTCCCAGGGAGATGAGGTGGGGTGAAAGGGCCACCGTCCTTACCTCCTCCTTGGAGGGCCTGGGTGCCAGGGGAGCCGCGGTGGCTGtgggggaaggaggtgggtgCTGGGCTCAGACCCTGGGCGCTGTCCCTGGTGCTGACTCCAGCTCTGGGGTCACCCCGGTACCCACAAGCCCACTCCCCCAGCCCACCTGCCAGGTGCGCTGCCTCTGCTTGGAAGCTCAGCCCAGGAAAGCTCTAGTCTGGCCCCACCGGGTGCACTGTCCCCATCCCCGGTCACCTGAACCCCTGCTCCCCCTGGCTGGCTGCTGAGGTTGCCCTGATCTCTGGAACTCACCAGCCCCCAACAGCAGCACCAGCAGAGCAGGCAGCACCAGCAAGAGCAGCAAGGTGGACCCTCGGCGCTGCATGGTGGGGTGTCCAGACCAAGGTCCTTGGTGCTGTGCGGCCAGGGTGGCAGCTCCTTATAACCCACGCCCACCCTCCCCGGGGCAGAGGGAGGAACTCTGGCCCCCACAGAGGAGGAAGTGATGTCAccgcctccccctccccgcctgAGGCAGGGCAACAGCTGTGGGGCGGAGAGAGACCTGTCTGAGACCCTCAATTATTCATGGGGGCCCCACTGCCCTGCACCCTCCTCTCCAGCTTCCGGCCCCTGAATGCCTGCTTGGAGGGTGGGGGCTTCTCTTCCTAGATAAACAGGGtctgactggggcttccctggtggcccagacagtaaagaatctgcctgcaatgcaggagacccgggttcaatccctgggtcagaagataccctggagaagggaatggctacttacttcagtattcttgcctggagaattccatggacagagacaggctacagtccacggggtggcaaagaagtggacatgactgaggtgacttagcacgaTAGCATGATGAGCTTAAGGCCCCACTGGGAGGTGGGACATGCTCTGAGTCCAGAGGCAACCACTTACAGACCTCAGGCAACACCTTGCCTTCCCTTGTCCATATTCTCCTCTGGAAAACCGGTCTCATA from Cervus elaphus chromosome 4, mCerEla1.1, whole genome shotgun sequence includes:
- the CCER2 gene encoding coiled-coil domain-containing glutamate-rich protein 2 isoform X2 gives rise to the protein MQRRGSTLLLLLVLPALLVLLLGAATAAPLAPRPSKEELTHCLAEVVTEVLMLGQARQGPCLALLHRENGLLVGDFKKPEAGKTRSSQEVRDEEEEEAAERTHKSEVREQAVREQLHSRLHQEDHKEEEEEEKKRGPVETWEGLWKQHLEGSRGPQKRVAEQASDEETTQFEAEEKGVQVLGGGRSLWQGVEAGGERHEDRHHFRQPEAEPRWEQKEEASTREGHHVERLEHMSDELKKATEMLREELRRGD
- the CCER2 gene encoding coiled-coil domain-containing glutamate-rich protein 2 isoform X3 — its product is MLGQARQGPCLALLHREMCETESSGCRPTAENGLLVGDFKKPEAGKTRSSQEVRDEEEEEAAERTHKSEVREQAVREQLHSRLHQEDHKEEEEEEKKRGPVETWEGLWKQHLEGSRGPQKRVAEQASDEETTQFEAEEKGVQVLGGGRSLWQGVEAGGERHEDRHHFRQPEAEPRWEQKEEASTREGHHVERLEHMSDELKKATEMLREELRRGD
- the CCER2 gene encoding coiled-coil domain-containing glutamate-rich protein 2 isoform X1, translated to MQRRGSTLLLLLVLPALLVLLLGAATAAPLAPRPSKEELTHCLAEVVTEVLMLGQARQGPCLALLHREMCETESSGCRPTAENGLLVGDFKKPEAGKTRSSQEVRDEEEEEAAERTHKSEVREQAVREQLHSRLHQEDHKEEEEEEKKRGPVETWEGLWKQHLEGSRGPQKRVAEQASDEETTQFEAEEKGVQVLGGGRSLWQGVEAGGERHEDRHHFRQPEAEPRWEQKEEASTREGHHVERLEHMSDELKKATEMLREELRRGD